From Candidatus Vondammii sp. HM_W22, one genomic window encodes:
- the pdxJ gene encoding pyridoxine 5'-phosphate synthase, translated as MKNLNEMLLGVNIDHIATLRQQRGTRYPETLQAALVAEQAGADAITIHLREDRRHIQDRDVDLLSNTLQTRMNLEMAATDEMLTIAQKISPEDCCLVPESREELTTEGGLNVLTNQEYLADYCIALAESNIRVSLFIDAVPEQLEAAVEVGAPVVEVHTGHYADASDRQSRQTEFDKIRQAVEYGNKLGLQINAGHGLDYHNVSSIAAIQGIKELNIGHSIIARALFSGLASAVVEMKALINR; from the coding sequence ATGAAAAACCTGAATGAAATGCTTCTCGGCGTTAATATTGATCACATTGCAACTTTACGTCAGCAACGGGGAACCCGGTATCCGGAAACATTGCAGGCTGCCCTAGTAGCCGAGCAGGCAGGTGCTGATGCAATCACTATTCACCTTCGGGAAGACCGACGCCATATACAAGATCGAGATGTGGATTTACTAAGCAATACACTGCAAACCCGGATGAATCTAGAAATGGCTGCTACCGATGAAATGCTGACAATTGCCCAAAAGATCAGCCCAGAAGATTGTTGTTTAGTTCCTGAGAGCCGTGAAGAGTTGACTACAGAGGGTGGATTGAACGTCCTGACCAATCAGGAATATCTAGCTGATTATTGTATCGCTCTCGCCGAATCAAATATTCGTGTATCGCTGTTTATTGATGCTGTCCCTGAGCAGCTTGAAGCTGCAGTCGAGGTGGGCGCTCCCGTAGTCGAAGTTCACACGGGCCATTATGCTGATGCATCTGACCGCCAAAGCCGTCAGACTGAATTTGATAAAATCCGGCAAGCGGTTGAGTATGGAAATAAACTCGGGCTCCAGATCAATGCGGGCCATGGCCTCGATTATCATAACGTTTCATCCATAGCCGCTATTCAGGGAATTAAAGAACTCAACATCGGGCATTCCATCATAGCCAGAGCGCTCTTTTCCGGATTGGCTTCTGCTGTGGTGGAGATGAAAGCACTGATCAATAGATAA
- the era gene encoding GTPase Era produces the protein MSKSIQRCCGYCAIVGRPNVGKSTLLNRLIGQKLAITSHKPQTTRHSILGVKNLDNGQVIYVDTPGIHQRTDHAMNRYLNRTARSALADVDLLLFIVEALCWTEEDKAVLELIEKLNTPVILVVNKIDTIKKKELLLPFLAKIFQLYDFQEVIPASALKGDNIPTLENRVLSFLPAGDNYFPEDQLTDRPERFFAAEFVREQLTRRYAKEIPYSLTVEIEKFVEESELYRISALIWVERPGQKNIIIGNKGEALKAVGTQARLEMEKLFGKKVFLQLWVKIKKSWSSDKAALSRLGYND, from the coding sequence GTGAGTAAGTCAATCCAGAGATGCTGCGGTTACTGCGCCATTGTTGGCAGGCCAAACGTTGGTAAATCCACGCTGCTCAACCGGCTTATTGGGCAAAAGCTGGCGATTACCTCACATAAACCACAAACCACACGACACAGTATACTCGGTGTAAAAAACCTCGATAATGGCCAGGTTATTTATGTAGATACACCTGGGATACATCAGCGTACCGATCACGCCATGAACCGTTATCTGAATCGAACGGCAAGAAGTGCGTTGGCTGATGTGGATCTGCTGCTATTTATTGTGGAGGCGCTGTGCTGGACAGAAGAAGACAAGGCTGTTCTTGAATTGATAGAAAAATTAAATACGCCAGTTATTCTGGTGGTTAATAAAATAGACACCATCAAGAAAAAAGAGTTACTTTTGCCCTTCCTGGCTAAAATTTTTCAGCTCTACGATTTTCAGGAAGTGATACCTGCATCAGCACTAAAAGGCGATAATATCCCAACCCTTGAAAATAGAGTTCTCTCTTTTCTGCCGGCAGGTGATAATTATTTTCCAGAGGACCAGCTCACTGATCGGCCTGAGCGCTTTTTTGCCGCCGAGTTTGTACGGGAACAGCTGACAAGGCGTTATGCCAAAGAGATACCCTATTCATTGACGGTGGAGATTGAGAAGTTCGTGGAGGAGAGTGAACTTTATAGAATCAGTGCCCTTATTTGGGTCGAGCGTCCTGGACAGAAAAATATTATCATCGGTAACAAGGGCGAAGCGTTGAAAGCGGTTGGCACTCAGGCACGGTTGGAGATGGAAAAACTCTTTGGGAAAAAAGTCTTTCTCCAGCTTTGGGTAAAAATCAAGAAAAGCTGGTCCAGTGATAAAGCGGCGCTGAGCCGTCTTGGATACAACGATTAA
- a CDS encoding IS5 family transposase, with protein MSKPKTDNPNQQSFLHQNLLDQLNPKHPFLLLARQIDWSYFDAEFAPLYSHLGKPSKPIRLMVGLSILEHLEDLSDEVLIQRWIQNPYYPSFTGEIEFQWQLPCDPSDLTYFRKRIGNEGFEKVLAASIALHQEKAIEDKMCIDTTVQEKNITFPTDAKQYRKIHGQLLKMARAEGIVLSRSHEKEVKSLKLPTRFATHPRNRKKARKAVKRLKTISGRLLREIQRKMTAEQQKFYAEKFALYQRMLNQKRADKNKLYSLHEPHVYCMSKGKAQQRYEFGTKASITTTRDAGIVIGALAFEKNVFDGHTVPEVLAQVKRLINRVPKVGMLIEVIGANQRLMTPR; from the coding sequence TTGAGCAAACCCAAGACAGACAATCCCAACCAACAAAGTTTCCTGCACCAGAACTTACTGGATCAACTGAACCCCAAGCATCCATTTTTGCTATTGGCCAGACAGATAGACTGGTCATATTTTGATGCTGAATTTGCCCCGCTTTATTCTCATCTTGGAAAGCCCTCAAAACCGATCCGCCTAATGGTGGGCCTCTCGATACTCGAGCATCTGGAAGATCTCAGTGACGAGGTTCTGATTCAACGCTGGATACAAAATCCCTACTACCCGAGTTTTACGGGTGAGATCGAATTCCAATGGCAACTTCCTTGTGACCCCTCCGACCTGACTTACTTCAGAAAGCGTATTGGCAACGAAGGTTTTGAAAAGGTCCTGGCTGCCTCTATCGCCTTACATCAAGAAAAGGCGATCGAAGATAAAATGTGTATCGACACTACCGTACAAGAGAAAAACATTACCTTTCCAACTGATGCAAAGCAGTACCGAAAGATACACGGGCAGTTACTCAAGATGGCCCGAGCAGAAGGTATCGTGCTCAGTCGAAGCCATGAGAAGGAAGTAAAAAGTCTCAAGCTCCCCACCCGATTTGCCACACATCCGAGGAATCGTAAAAAGGCACGTAAGGCCGTCAAGCGATTAAAGACCATCAGCGGCCGATTACTGCGTGAAATACAGCGTAAGATGACCGCAGAACAACAGAAATTCTATGCAGAAAAGTTCGCCCTGTACCAGCGCATGCTGAATCAGAAGCGTGCTGATAAAAACAAGTTGTACAGCCTACATGAACCTCATGTTTACTGTATGAGCAAAGGCAAGGCCCAGCAGCGTTATGAGTTTGGCACCAAGGCATCAATCACCACCACAAGGGACGCGGGCATTGTGATTGGTGCCCTGGCTTTTGAGAAGAATGTATTTGATGGTCACACCGTACCTGAGGTCTTGGCACAGGTGAAACGTCTCATCAATCGAGTACCCAAAGTGGGTATGCTGATCGAGGTTATCGGGGCAAATCAAAGGTTAATGACACCCAGATAG
- a CDS encoding DegQ family serine endoprotease encodes MRALLSKSHITRVGIVLLMLMASTSLNAEHLPDFTELVTENSPSVVNISTREHKSVRSRLRNDYRIPDLSEDGPWNGFFHHFFRQQPEGRETPKRYNAQSLGSGFIISEDGYILTNYHVVKGADEILVRLNSRQEYLAKIIGIDKRSDVALLKIEAKELPKVKIQKDDDLKVGEWVLAIGSPFGFDHSVTAGIVSAKGRSLPSENYVPFIQTDVAINPGNSGGPLFNLKGEVVGINSQIYSQTGGFMGLSFAIPISMAMNIAEQLKEKGSVSRGWLGVLIQDVTRELADSFGMKHPRGALIARVLPDSPAEKAGLVAGDIILEYNGEQLHSSTMLPPLVGSSRIDRDADVLILRNGKRKTINVSIGELPEEDENIEKASRGSGKAEQDLLGIDVIDITSTLQKQFKLETSKGVLVEKVSSGPAQAADIRQGDVIQMINYQRVDSVQAFEAQLEKLPRGRTVAVLVFRRSGPMFLALQVPEE; translated from the coding sequence ATGCGCGCTTTGTTGTCAAAAAGCCATATTACCCGTGTCGGGATCGTTCTCTTGATGCTGATGGCATCAACCAGTCTCAATGCAGAGCATCTCCCGGATTTTACCGAACTGGTCACTGAAAACAGCCCATCGGTTGTCAATATCAGTACTAGGGAGCATAAATCTGTCCGCAGCCGGTTAAGAAACGACTATCGGATACCGGATTTATCTGAAGACGGCCCGTGGAATGGATTTTTTCACCACTTCTTTCGTCAACAGCCAGAGGGGCGTGAGACGCCTAAAAGGTATAACGCCCAATCCCTCGGTTCTGGCTTTATCATCTCAGAGGATGGTTATATCCTGACCAATTATCATGTGGTCAAAGGTGCAGATGAGATTTTAGTCCGCCTTAACAGCCGTCAGGAGTATCTTGCGAAAATTATTGGTATTGACAAGCGCAGTGATGTTGCCCTGCTGAAAATTGAAGCCAAGGAACTGCCTAAGGTTAAAATTCAGAAAGATGATGATTTAAAGGTCGGAGAGTGGGTCTTGGCCATTGGTTCTCCGTTTGGCTTTGATCACTCTGTCACAGCAGGCATTGTCAGTGCCAAGGGGCGTAGTCTCCCCAGCGAAAATTATGTGCCATTTATTCAGACCGATGTGGCTATCAACCCTGGTAACTCCGGTGGCCCTCTGTTCAATCTAAAAGGGGAAGTGGTAGGAATTAACTCACAAATCTACAGCCAAACAGGCGGCTTTATGGGCCTTTCATTTGCCATTCCAATCAGTATGGCGATGAATATTGCTGAGCAATTAAAAGAGAAAGGGAGCGTCAGCCGCGGTTGGCTTGGCGTACTGATCCAGGATGTTACTCGTGAGCTTGCCGACTCCTTTGGCATGAAGCATCCCCGGGGTGCCTTGATTGCCCGGGTTCTTCCCGACAGCCCGGCAGAAAAGGCAGGGCTGGTGGCCGGTGATATTATTCTCGAATACAACGGTGAACAACTGCATAGCTCCACCATGCTTCCACCGCTTGTAGGTTCCAGCCGTATTGATAGAGATGCTGATGTACTGATATTGCGCAATGGCAAACGAAAAACGATCAATGTCAGTATTGGTGAACTGCCCGAAGAAGATGAAAACATAGAGAAAGCGTCTAGGGGGTCAGGGAAAGCTGAACAGGACCTGCTTGGAATCGATGTCATTGATATCACCAGTACACTGCAGAAACAGTTCAAACTGGAGACAAGCAAAGGCGTGCTGGTAGAAAAAGTGTCATCCGGGCCGGCACAGGCCGCCGATATCCGACAAGGAGATGTCATTCAGATGATCAATTATCAGCGAGTCGATAGTGTTCAGGCGTTTGAGGCTCAACTGGAAAAATTGCCTAGAGGGAGAACTGTAGCGGTACTCGTTTTTCGCCGCTCAGGCCCGATGTTCCTTGCTCTGCAAGTACCTGAAGAGTAG
- a CDS encoding SoxR reducing system RseC family protein, whose product MIEETALVTATNGEFATVETQRSTTCGECSSKSACGTSALVKVMGRRRTVIRVLNPIDAKLGERVVVGLEETALTKTSFVFYIMPLLLLLLFSVAGERFAVALNFNSTEPVTILCGLLGLSAGLIWLKFYATRISRDKRYQAVILRCTDELKISVGFS is encoded by the coding sequence ATGATTGAAGAGACCGCTCTTGTTACAGCGACAAATGGTGAATTTGCAACGGTTGAAACTCAGCGCAGCACTACCTGTGGTGAATGTTCCTCCAAGTCGGCTTGCGGCACATCGGCATTGGTAAAAGTGATGGGCAGACGCCGGACAGTCATTCGCGTTTTAAACCCCATTGATGCCAAGCTCGGCGAGAGAGTTGTTGTCGGCCTGGAAGAAACAGCGCTCACAAAAACCTCATTTGTTTTCTACATTATGCCACTTCTTCTTTTGCTTCTCTTCTCAGTTGCGGGGGAGAGGTTTGCCGTAGCACTTAATTTTAATTCAACGGAACCTGTGACCATTTTATGCGGTCTACTGGGTCTGTCTGCAGGATTGATCTGGCTTAAGTTCTACGCTACCAGAATCAGTCGGGACAAAAGATACCAGGCAGTAATATTACGCTGCACTGATGAATTAAAAATATCTGTTGGTTTTAGTTAG
- the lepB gene encoding signal peptidase I: protein MNFDFPFFLVAATFVTGLIWLVDRLFFASSRRADQGESEQVNEPILVEYSRSFFPVILAVLVLRSFLVEPFRIPSGSMMPTLLVGDFILVNKFTYGIRLPVLNKKIIELGEPKRGDVVVFKYPQNPRVDYIKRVVGVPGDKISYRNKVVYVNAEPQKQTPVGVYTGTGSGSRETGVFENMESLGDIDHSVLINPMTPDFGYGCQVLQRGAITVPEGHYFAMGDNRDNSNDSRCWGLVPEENLVGKAFGIWMSWDSNQSGFPIAWNRIGNGIN from the coding sequence ATGAATTTTGATTTTCCGTTCTTCCTTGTTGCTGCCACGTTTGTAACGGGCCTGATATGGCTGGTTGACAGGCTATTTTTTGCTTCGTCACGGCGTGCTGATCAGGGTGAATCAGAGCAGGTTAATGAGCCGATACTGGTGGAGTATTCCCGTTCTTTTTTCCCTGTCATACTGGCCGTACTGGTATTGCGTTCTTTCCTGGTTGAGCCGTTCAGAATACCTTCCGGCTCAATGATGCCAACCCTATTGGTTGGTGATTTCATCCTGGTGAATAAATTCACCTATGGGATACGGCTTCCGGTACTCAATAAAAAAATTATTGAGCTGGGCGAACCGAAAAGAGGTGATGTTGTGGTGTTTAAATACCCACAGAATCCTCGGGTCGACTACATTAAAAGAGTAGTGGGCGTGCCTGGAGACAAGATCTCTTATCGTAATAAAGTTGTCTATGTCAATGCTGAACCTCAGAAGCAGACACCCGTTGGAGTTTACACTGGCACGGGTAGTGGTTCAAGAGAGACCGGGGTGTTTGAAAATATGGAATCCCTGGGTGATATTGACCACTCCGTACTGATCAATCCTATGACTCCTGATTTTGGCTATGGTTGCCAAGTGTTGCAGCGGGGAGCCATCACCGTTCCGGAAGGTCACTATTTTGCTATGGGCGATAATCGAGACAACAGCAATGACAGCAGATGCTGGGGATTGGTGCCGGAAGAAAATTTAGTGGGAAAAGCATTTGGCATATGGATGAGTTGGGATTCCAACCAATCAGGATTCCCAATCGCATGGAATCGCATAGGTAATGGAATCAATTAG
- a CDS encoding DUF4845 domain-containing protein: protein MSYTIKKQQGMTFSGGLVVLALIGFFSSLGLKTGSIYLEHYAIKQVVESLKDEPLITQKSASKVKYIIMHRLNTNGIYDLKRENITVKKSPGILDVTVAYTVQKKMVGNIDILVSFSDNAKLVAN, encoded by the coding sequence ATGTCATATACGATAAAAAAACAGCAGGGAATGACCTTTAGCGGCGGGCTGGTGGTATTGGCGTTAATTGGCTTTTTTTCCTCGCTCGGATTAAAGACCGGGTCTATCTATCTGGAGCACTACGCGATCAAACAAGTTGTCGAGTCCCTGAAAGACGAGCCTCTGATCACACAGAAATCTGCCTCAAAGGTAAAATACATAATTATGCACAGATTGAATACCAATGGTATATATGACCTCAAGCGTGAAAATATAACAGTGAAAAAGAGTCCAGGGATTCTTGATGTTACTGTTGCCTATACCGTGCAGAAAAAAATGGTTGGAAATATCGATATCCTGGTCTCTTTCTCTGATAACGCTAAATTGGTGGCTAATTGA
- the lepA gene encoding translation elongation factor 4: MTDLKHIRNFSIIAHIDHGKSTIADRFIQLCEGLTAREMESQVLDSMDIERERGITIKAQSVTLHFKAADGEMYQLNFIDTPGHVDFSYEVSRSLAACEGALLVVDAAQGVEAQSVANCYTAIEQDLEVMPVLNKVDLPASDPEKVINEIEEIIGLDAGNALRVSAKTGLGIPELLQRLVDVIPPPTGDPDGPLQALIIDSWFDPYVGVISLIRLMNGSIKPKQKMKIMSSGRFFLVEKVGVFTPKREDKKVLSAGEVGFVIAGIKDIDGAPVGDTITLADQPAKESLLGFKEMQPRVFSGLYPVSSGDYENFREALKKLKLNDAALQFEPETSQALGFGFRCGFLGMLHMEIVQERLEREYDLDLITTAPTVIYEVEKTDGEIIMIDNPADLPEPNYIAEVREPIIGAHILVPQEYLGSVITLCIEKRGTQKNLQYLGGQVQVTYDLPMNEVVLDFFDRLKSVSRGYASFEYEFKRFDAAPLIKLQILINGEKVDALSLIVHRDHAESRGRELTVKMKEIIPRQMFDVAIQAAIGSKIIARTSVKALRKNVTAKCYGGDITRKRKLLEKQKAGKKRMKQVGSVEIPQEAFLAVLRVGKDN; encoded by the coding sequence ATGACCGACCTAAAGCATATACGCAACTTTTCGATCATTGCTCACATTGACCATGGTAAATCAACGATTGCCGATCGGTTTATTCAGCTGTGTGAGGGCCTCACTGCCCGTGAAATGGAGAGCCAGGTTCTCGATTCCATGGATATTGAGCGTGAGCGCGGCATCACAATTAAGGCCCAGAGTGTCACATTGCATTTCAAGGCCGCTGATGGGGAGATGTATCAACTCAACTTCATCGATACTCCGGGTCATGTTGATTTTTCCTATGAAGTGTCAAGGTCCTTGGCCGCTTGTGAAGGTGCTCTGCTGGTAGTTGATGCGGCACAGGGAGTAGAAGCGCAAAGCGTAGCCAATTGCTATACCGCTATTGAGCAGGATCTGGAAGTAATGCCGGTGCTGAATAAGGTTGATCTTCCTGCCTCTGATCCGGAAAAGGTGATTAATGAGATTGAGGAAATTATCGGTTTGGATGCGGGAAACGCACTCAGAGTCAGTGCTAAAACCGGCTTGGGTATTCCTGAACTCCTCCAGCGGTTGGTTGATGTCATTCCGCCTCCCACGGGTGACCCGGATGGCCCTTTGCAGGCACTGATCATTGATTCCTGGTTTGACCCTTATGTCGGCGTTATATCTTTGATCAGGCTGATGAATGGCTCGATCAAACCAAAGCAGAAGATGAAAATCATGTCGTCTGGGCGCTTCTTTCTGGTTGAGAAAGTGGGAGTTTTCACCCCCAAACGTGAAGATAAAAAGGTTTTAAGCGCTGGTGAAGTGGGTTTTGTCATCGCCGGGATAAAGGATATTGACGGTGCGCCGGTGGGTGATACGATCACACTGGCCGACCAGCCTGCCAAGGAGTCCCTGCTAGGCTTTAAGGAGATGCAACCAAGAGTATTTTCCGGTCTTTATCCCGTGAGCTCGGGTGACTATGAAAATTTTCGTGAAGCATTGAAGAAGCTCAAACTCAATGATGCCGCTTTGCAATTTGAGCCGGAGACTTCCCAGGCATTGGGATTTGGTTTCCGTTGCGGATTCCTGGGCATGCTTCATATGGAGATTGTTCAGGAGCGCCTTGAGCGTGAATATGACCTGGACCTCATTACCACTGCTCCAACGGTGATCTATGAGGTAGAGAAGACAGATGGTGAGATTATCATGATTGATAATCCTGCCGATCTTCCTGAGCCAAACTATATCGCTGAAGTACGGGAACCCATTATTGGGGCTCACATTCTGGTACCGCAAGAGTACTTGGGCAGTGTTATTACACTCTGCATTGAGAAACGTGGCACACAGAAAAACTTGCAATATCTTGGTGGACAGGTGCAGGTTACTTACGACTTACCGATGAATGAGGTGGTGCTCGACTTCTTTGACCGCCTTAAATCAGTCAGCAGAGGCTACGCTTCGTTTGAATATGAATTTAAACGGTTCGATGCAGCACCGCTGATCAAACTGCAAATCCTGATCAATGGTGAGAAAGTTGATGCCCTTTCTCTGATTGTTCATCGTGACCACGCCGAATCACGTGGCCGTGAATTAACCGTTAAAATGAAAGAGATTATTCCCCGCCAGATGTTCGATGTTGCCATTCAGGCGGCGATTGGGAGTAAAATTATTGCGCGCACTTCGGTTAAAGCCCTGCGAAAAAACGTGACTGCAAAGTGCTATGGTGGTGACATCACCAGAAAGCGGAAATTGTTGGAAAAGCAGAAGGCGGGTAAAAAACGTATGAAACAGGTGGGCAGTGTAGAGATTCCTCAGGAGGCATTTCTTGCGGTTCTGCGTGTTGGGAAAGATAATTAA
- a CDS encoding glutaredoxin family protein — protein sequence MSSTRLYLYYRQGCHLCDDMWQHLEQIRADTAAFEVNLVDIDSTAELKTKYGLLIPVLEAGGKAICNYYLDPVALEQHLKRLSV from the coding sequence TTGAGTAGCACCCGGTTATATCTCTACTACAGACAAGGCTGCCACCTCTGCGATGATATGTGGCAGCATCTGGAGCAGATTCGCGCAGACACTGCTGCGTTTGAAGTTAATCTGGTTGATATAGACAGTACCGCTGAACTGAAAACTAAATACGGCCTTTTAATTCCGGTATTGGAAGCGGGTGGCAAAGCCATCTGCAATTACTACCTGGACCCTGTGGCATTAGAGCAGCATTTAAAGCGACTTTCTGTATGA
- the rnc gene encoding ribonuclease III, whose protein sequence is MRESADRLTQAIGYEFHNSGLIDVALTHRSAGSINNERYEFLGDAILGFVIADELFNTFPEANEGELSRLRAGLVKRDSLAEIARGLELGKYLNLGPGELRSGGESRSSILADAVEALIASVYLDSGYNESRQLILRLFNQKLSNLSINSQLKDPKTRLQEYLQAKKMQLPKYSIVTTTGVQHKRTFTVCCYIDELNLETLGTGSSRRNAEQNAAEMLLESIEK, encoded by the coding sequence TTGAGAGAATCTGCAGATCGCCTGACCCAGGCAATTGGCTACGAGTTTCATAACAGTGGACTGATTGATGTTGCCCTGACTCATCGCAGTGCCGGCAGCATCAATAATGAACGCTATGAGTTTCTGGGTGATGCTATTCTCGGCTTTGTTATTGCAGATGAACTGTTTAACACCTTCCCCGAAGCAAATGAGGGTGAGTTGAGCAGACTGAGAGCCGGCTTGGTTAAACGAGACTCACTTGCAGAAATTGCACGAGGGTTGGAGCTGGGGAAATATCTCAATCTGGGTCCTGGTGAATTACGCAGTGGAGGGGAATCCCGCAGCTCCATTCTTGCCGATGCTGTTGAGGCGCTCATAGCCTCGGTCTACCTGGATAGTGGCTATAATGAATCCCGTCAGCTAATTCTCAGATTATTCAATCAGAAGCTCTCTAATCTATCGATAAATTCACAACTAAAAGATCCTAAAACCAGATTGCAGGAATATTTACAAGCTAAGAAAATGCAACTTCCAAAATACAGTATCGTTACTACAACCGGTGTGCAGCATAAGCGGACATTTACTGTCTGCTGCTATATTGATGAACTAAATCTGGAAACCTTGGGCACCGGAAGCAGCCGAAGAAATGCGGAACAGAATGCCGCTGAAATGCTGCTGGAATCGATTGAAAAGTGA
- the recO gene encoding DNA repair protein RecO translates to MEPAFLLHRRPYANQGALVECLTLRHGRFPAIAKGLYRGTRSSNAAILQPFIPLSLKWSGKGEVKSLLGYEAEGHAIELHGRSLYCGFYINELLMRLLQRHDPHGELFGIYSSTLSQLSQTTLHEPVLRYFEIQLLEQLGYGLILNLDVESEMPLISDRGYYYQIEKGPVPATNRGEWYNIG, encoded by the coding sequence ATGGAACCGGCATTTCTTCTCCACCGCAGGCCTTACGCCAATCAGGGGGCATTGGTTGAATGCCTGACACTTCGCCATGGACGTTTTCCCGCTATTGCCAAGGGTCTGTATAGGGGAACACGCAGTTCGAACGCAGCAATACTGCAACCCTTTATACCACTGAGTCTTAAATGGAGCGGAAAAGGGGAAGTGAAATCATTACTCGGATACGAGGCGGAAGGGCATGCCATTGAATTGCATGGCAGATCACTCTATTGCGGGTTCTATATCAATGAGCTTCTTATGCGACTGCTTCAACGCCATGATCCACATGGAGAGTTATTTGGCATTTATTCCAGCACATTGTCACAATTATCTCAGACAACTTTACATGAACCCGTATTAAGATATTTTGAAATCCAATTACTTGAACAACTGGGTTATGGATTAATCCTGAACCTGGATGTAGAAAGTGAAATGCCCCTCATTTCAGATCGGGGATATTACTATCAGATAGAAAAAGGTCCAGTTCCCGCTACTAATAGGGGTGAGTGGTATAACATAGGGTAA
- a CDS encoding MucB/RseB C-terminal domain-containing protein, whose protein sequence is MPFRLFFAAFIMAASASAAFSSESENHEVRELLKKMVTAVHTLNYEGTFVLLHGNQLESMQVIHTLHNGGERERLISLNGAAREVVRDDVSVTCITPDSKSISIGNRIVGRGFTAVFFMDLDKLSAYYTFFLLGEERVANRDTIVVGIIPKDDYRYGYRIYLDKSHILPLKTDMLNASGNAVSQVMFTHLNVDDSVKDLAEAAIVGKEDYSWIQQKPVTWLQQDAREDGWDFSNLPKGFSVTLHARKSIEIGGPEIDHFVISDGLASLSLYAEKSIKVSGLRGNSVIGAVNAFGTEYNGYQITVVGEVPSLTVELVARSLRRQIDD, encoded by the coding sequence ATGCCTTTTCGCCTCTTTTTTGCCGCTTTTATCATGGCGGCATCCGCTTCTGCCGCATTCTCTTCAGAATCAGAAAACCATGAAGTCCGAGAGCTGCTGAAGAAAATGGTTACGGCAGTTCATACGCTCAATTATGAAGGCACTTTTGTTTTACTCCACGGCAATCAGCTGGAGAGCATGCAGGTCATCCACACCTTGCATAATGGTGGTGAGCGAGAACGACTGATATCTCTGAATGGTGCCGCCCGTGAAGTCGTTCGTGATGACGTATCCGTCACCTGTATCACCCCGGATTCAAAATCTATTTCCATCGGTAATCGAATTGTTGGCAGAGGATTCACGGCGGTGTTTTTCATGGATTTGGATAAGCTCTCCGCTTATTATACCTTCTTTCTGCTGGGAGAGGAGAGAGTGGCCAATCGAGACACAATTGTCGTTGGTATTATTCCCAAAGATGATTATCGCTATGGTTACAGAATCTATCTGGATAAGAGCCATATCCTGCCACTGAAAACGGACATGCTTAACGCCTCCGGTAATGCTGTCTCGCAAGTCATGTTCACACACCTGAATGTTGACGATAGTGTTAAAGATCTGGCTGAAGCCGCCATTGTAGGCAAAGAAGACTACTCATGGATTCAGCAGAAACCAGTTACTTGGCTGCAGCAGGATGCACGAGAGGATGGATGGGACTTCAGTAATTTGCCAAAGGGATTCTCAGTCACCCTTCATGCCCGAAAATCCATTGAAATAGGCGGACCTGAGATTGATCATTTTGTCATTTCGGATGGTTTAGCTTCACTCTCTCTCTATGCGGAAAAAAGTATCAAAGTATCCGGATTAAGAGGTAATTCAGTCATTGGTGCGGTTAATGCTTTTGGTACTGAATATAATGGCTATCAGATTACTGTAGTAGGTGAAGTTCCCTCATTGACGGTAGAGCTCGTAGCCAGATCTCTCCGGCGACAGATCGATGATTGA